AATGCACTTAAAGGAAGCGGTATAAAATATAACGACCTAGCACCTCTCATTGCTGAATCTATACCTCCCCGACTATTACTGCAAATAACCGAAAATGATGACATAGATATGTTTCTTTCTTTATTGAACGTAACTAAAGACAGGGCATCTAGAGTACTCAACGCTTTAAAATCAAGCATAAACTCTATAGCTACTGTTAAATTAGAAGATGAAATTACTTTTGAGTTACTCGATGGTTCTGAAACTAAAGATCTGTCAGAACTTTCTACTGGTCAAAGATGCACTGTCATTCTCCCAATTATATTAGAACATAGGGACTCTTCATTAATCGTAGATCAACCAGAAGACCATATAGATAACGCATTTATCGTTGAAACATTAATCGCCTCCATCAAGCGCCGTAAAGGTCAGGGACAAACAATTGTTACGACACACAATGCAAATGTCCCTGTTCTTGGTGAGGCAGAAGAAGTAATACACTTAAATTCTGATGGCACTAGAGGCTATGTGATGGCTAGCGGTCCTTTAATGGAAGCAAATATTGTAGACGCTATTTCATCCGTAATGGAAGGTGGAAGAGAGGCATTTAATTGTAGAGCTAACTTTTATGACTAATCCAGCATACCAAAATGCCAAAAGTGATCTCACATCGACAGATACCATTAAGCGCTTCCAAAGTGCTACTTATTTTGCACAAAATATTCATACCGATATGAAGAAAGATTTAGAGACTTGCAGAAGGACTGAAAAAGTTCGTTACATCAAAATGGCTTTAGATAAAGCTCTTTATCTACTATCAAATAGTACCCCAACGCCACTGCCTTCACATGATGCAGAGCTAGGTGGCGACCTAGAAAATGCTGAACAACTAAAAAGACATTTAAAAAACCAAGCCATTGACGAATTTTCAGGGGTAATTCTTCATGAATTAGCTCCAAAATTAGGGTTGGTAGATGCGAGTCTCAAAGAAGAATTTAACAATTATGATAGTAGTAAAGCTAAAGGATTCGTAGAGCGACTTACCCAGATATTCCGAGCTATAGAATGCCTCAGAAAATCTACACGCGAACCAGAAAGCGTAGAAACAGACCTCTCTCAACTAATAAAGAACATCGTTCACGATGAAGTCATCGAAAAAGAAAAAATAAATATAAG
The Aliivibrio fischeri ATCC 7744 = JCM 18803 = DSM 507 DNA segment above includes these coding regions:
- a CDS encoding ATP-binding protein, with amino-acid sequence MTNPAYQNAKSDLTSTDTIKRFQSATYFAQNIHTDMKKDLETCRRTEKVRYIKMALDKALYLLSNSTPTPLPSHDAELGGDLENAEQLKRHLKNQAIDEFSGVILHELAPKLGLVDASLKEEFNNYDSSKAKGFVERLTQIFRAIECLRKSTREPESVETDLSQLIKNIVHDEVIEKEKINISFQGIQPCIINSDPALITLAFSNAVRNSYESLTSLTSSEPKSLIISWGVSDKDSWISVIDNGIGFIGNPEVAFKLGKTSKQGHTGFGMGIMRQAMDNIGGYAELSNIETGGAKLLLRWGNF